A region of Sulfitobacter faviae DNA encodes the following proteins:
- a CDS encoding Flp family type IVb pilin has translation MMNFIKNFRKDEDGAVTVDWVVLTAAIVGLAIVAFNTIGDNVETMSDNIATDITNFETTADRSN, from the coding sequence ATGATGAACTTTATCAAAAACTTCCGCAAAGACGAAGACGGTGCCGTGACAGTTGACTGGGTCGTTCTGACCGCTGCGATCGTTGGCCTGGCCATTGTTGCGTTCAACACAATCGGTGACAACGTCGAAACAATGTCGGACAATATCGCCACAGACATCACTAACTTCGAAACAACAGCTGACCGCAGCAACTAA